One genomic region from Gossypium hirsutum isolate 1008001.06 chromosome D13, Gossypium_hirsutum_v2.1, whole genome shotgun sequence encodes:
- the LOC121224978 gene encoding uncharacterized protein: protein MVYFSPNTPVLQRAILSSLLKMKMVTNLDKYLDLPIPIGKKNSATFKSILDCAANRINNRSKRLLSNSGKEIFIKSIIQSIPTYAFSVFFVPNGVLKKLQSMICRVWDLRHFNVALLGRQVWRLISCKDTLCFKVLSAKYFPEGDVLHPKQIDNPSFTWQSIAKAASIQ, encoded by the exons ATGGTTTACTTCAGTCCAAACACTCCAGTATTACAACGCGCGATTTTAAGTAGCCTGCTTAAGATGAAGATGGTGACCAACCTTGACAAATATCTTGATCTGCCCATCCCGATTGGTAAGAAGAATTCAGCTACCTTCAAAAGTATATTAGATTGTGCTGCTAATAGGATCAACAACAGGTCAAAGAGACTTTTGTCAAACAGTGGgaaggaaattttcataaagtcTATCATTCAGTCAATTCCTACATATGCTTTCTCAGTTTTCTTTGTCCCTAATGGCGTCCTGAAGAAGCTTCAGTCCATGATTTGTCGTGTGTG GGATTTAAGGCATTTTAATGTGGCTTTGTTAGGCAGGCAAGTGTGGCGACTAATTAGTTGTAAAGACACGTTATGCTTTAAAGTTCTAAGCGCTAAATATTTCCCGGAAGGTGATGTTCTCCACCCTAAGCAAATTGACAATCCCTCGTTCACATGGCAAAGCATTGCTAAAGCTGCTAGTATTCAGTAG